The following are encoded together in the Armatimonadota bacterium genome:
- a CDS encoding pyruvate ferredoxin oxidoreductase → MEQAQKEKEALISGSEAIAVACKLADVDVITAYPIRPYDTVMQYVAKLVANGELDCEFIVAESEHSQFEIVKHASAAGARVFCGSSGVGWMYAFEALTVTPALRIPLVAMVGNRALDDPGAFGVEHNDALAVRDLGWLLVWVDTAQEALDTALIAYRVAEDRRVFLPCAIACDGAFLTHSQALVKIPPQEWVKAFLPPYNRGDLLLHPDNPITVAPQVNEDWLMELRKHNDEAMKRAKTVVIPEAYREFERIFNRSYGNPFFEEYQTDDADVVLVGMGTLSMPVKVAIRQMRREGKKVGFVRLRWFRPFPAEELAEVLGRYRAVGVIDRDYSFGAPHVSGVVATEVRAALYPHPSRPPVLGFICGLGGREVTVPDVRRMSDLLFEAAAGRAVPLTTWVGIRE, encoded by the coding sequence ATCGAGCAGGCCCAGAAGGAGAAGGAAGCCCTCATCAGCGGCAGCGAGGCGATTGCCGTCGCCTGCAAGCTGGCCGACGTGGACGTCATCACCGCCTACCCCATCCGGCCCTACGACACGGTGATGCAGTACGTGGCCAAGCTGGTGGCCAACGGCGAGCTGGACTGCGAGTTCATCGTGGCCGAATCCGAGCACTCGCAGTTCGAGATTGTCAAGCACGCCAGCGCCGCCGGCGCCCGGGTCTTCTGCGGGAGCAGCGGCGTGGGGTGGATGTACGCCTTCGAAGCCCTCACCGTCACGCCGGCGCTGCGCATCCCCCTGGTGGCCATGGTGGGCAACCGGGCCCTGGACGACCCGGGGGCGTTCGGGGTGGAGCACAACGACGCCCTGGCCGTGCGGGACCTGGGGTGGCTGCTGGTGTGGGTCGATACCGCCCAGGAGGCCCTGGACACGGCCCTGATTGCCTACCGGGTGGCGGAGGACCGGCGGGTGTTCCTGCCCTGCGCCATCGCGTGCGACGGGGCGTTTCTGACCCACTCCCAGGCCCTGGTGAAGATCCCGCCCCAGGAGTGGGTGAAGGCGTTCCTGCCGCCCTACAACCGCGGCGACCTCCTGCTGCACCCCGACAATCCCATCACCGTCGCGCCCCAGGTGAACGAGGACTGGCTGATGGAGCTGCGCAAGCACAACGACGAGGCCATGAAGCGGGCCAAGACGGTGGTGATTCCGGAAGCCTACCGGGAGTTTGAGCGCATCTTCAACCGTTCCTACGGCAACCCGTTCTTCGAGGAGTATCAGACCGACGACGCCGACGTGGTCCTGGTGGGCATGGGCACCCTCTCCATGCCGGTCAAGGTGGCCATCCGCCAGATGCGCCGCGAGGGCAAGAAGGTGGGCTTCGTCCGGCTGCGGTGGTTCCGGCCCTTCCCGGCGGAGGAGCTGGCGGAGGTCCTCGGCCGGTACCGGGCCGTGGGCGTCATCGACCGGGACTACTCGTTCGGCGCGCCCCACGTGAGCGGCGTGGTGGCCACCGAGGTGCGGGCCGCGCTGTATCCCCACCCGTCGCGCCCGCCGGTCCTCGGGTTCATCTGCGGCCTGGGCGGGCGGGAGGTCACCGTCCCCGACGTCCGGCGCATGAGCGATCTGCTGTTTGAGGCGGCCGCCGGCCGGGCGGTGCCGCTGACCACGTGGGTGGGGATTCGGGAGTAG